Below is a window of Alphaproteobacteria bacterium DNA.
CAGAAAGCCGCCCTGCGCGCAGAATGCCGGGCCCGGCGCGACGGGATCCGCGCCGCCGCCGCGGCAGTCGAGAGCACCGGCGCGGCCAGCGATGGCGCGGGGGCGTCAGCCGCCCGGCATTTCCTTGAACTTCTCCCGGGTCTCGGCCTGACGGGAGCGGGCGTGGCGGCCGGGTACTGGCCACACGGTAGTGAGATCGATCCCCTGCCATTTATGCGGTCTCTGGCGGCGGACGGCTGGACCACCTGTTTTCCCGCCATCGCCCCCAACCGGCTGACTGAAGCGCCCCTTGATTTTCGTGTCTGGTCGCCGGACACACGCCCCCCCTTCAGCCGCTTCCGGATCCCGGCGCCCGACGAAAATGCACCCTCGCTCCTGCCTGATCTGGTGGTCGTGCCGCTTCTCGCCTTCGATGACGGGTGCCACAGGCTCGGCTATGGCGGCGGCTATTATGACCGGACCCTGGCGGCCTTGCGGAGGATCTCTCCGGCCAGCCGCGCCGTCGGCCTCGCTTTTGACGGCCAGCGCCGCGACGACCTGCCGGTGGCCGACCACGATGCGCGGCTCGATGCGGTGGTCACGGAGAAAACCGTCTATACAGGGCCGGCGGTGTGACGGTCCGCCACCTTGGCGCCGGCTCTCCCCTTGATGTGAACAACGGATGGCGACGACATGCGGTTACTGTTTCTTGGCGATATCATGGGACGCGCCGGGCGCGATGCGCTGATGGAGGCCTTGCCGGACCTTCGGGCCGAGTTAAGCCTCGATTTTGTCGTGGTCAATGGCGAGAACGCCGCCGGCGGGTTCGGCATCACGCCGCAAATCTGCGAGGGCCTGTACCAGACCGGCGTTGATGCCATCACGACGGGCAATCATGTCTGGGACGCCAAGGAAATCATCGGCTATATCGGTGGCGACGCAAGATTGCTGCGTCCGGTGAATTACCCGAAAGACACGCCCGGCCGCGGGGCCGCGACATACTCGCTGGCGGACGGGCGCAGGGTCCTGGTGGTCAACGTCATGACACGACTTTTTATGGACCCGCTCGACGATCCATTCCCCGCGCTTGACACGGTACTGCAGACGGCCCGGCTGGGGCGAGCCGTGGACGCCGTCATCGTCGATGTGCATGGCGAGGCGACGAGCGAGAAGATGGCGATCGGCCATTATCTGGACGGCCGCGCCTCGCTTGTGGTGGGAACCCATTCGCATATACCCACGGCGGATGCGCATGTCCTGCCCGGCGGCACTGCTTATCAGAGCGACGCCGGCATGTGCGGCGATTACGATTCGGTGATCGGCATGGAGAAGGAGCCGGCCATGAGGCGGTTCATCCGCAAGATGCCCACGGGCCGGGTCCCGCCGGCGACCGGCCCGGCGACGCTATGCGGCGTCTTCGTCGAAACCGACGACGCGACCGGGCTCGCCCGGACCGTCGCCCCGTTGCGCCGGGGCGGCATTCTGGCACCCGCCGGCCCGGCCTAGGGTGGGCAGGCCGAGGAAGCGCTGGGATTTCACCCTATATCTGGTATAAATCCCGCCAATTCTTACAATATCTCTATCTCCGATGGGCGGAGCACGGGTCGGACGACTATGGCAGGTCATTCCAAATTCAAGAACATCCAGCACCGCAAGTCGGCGCAGGACAAAAAGCGCGCCAAGATCTTCAGTCGCCTCATCCGGGAGGTCATCGTGGCCGCCCGTACCGGCCTGCCCGAGCCGGACAAGAATCCACGCCTGCGCGCCGCCGTGGCCGCGGCCCGCACCGCCAACATGCCAAACGACAACATCGAGCGTGCGATCGCCAAGGTGGCGGGCGGGGACGACGACACGAATTACGAGGAAATCCGCTACGAGGGCTATGGACCGGGCGGGGTGGCGGTGATCGTCGAGGCGCTGACCGACAACCGTAACCGCACCGCCGGCGAGGTCCGGGCCATTTTCTCCAAGCATGGCGGCAATCTCGGCGAAACCGGCAGCGTGAGCTTCATGTTCGAGCGCCGGGGGGTGATCCGGTATCCCGCGGAGGCGGGCTCGGCTGAAGATATCCTCGAGGCGGTGATCGAGGCGGGGGCCGAGGATGTCGCGCACGATCAGGACGGCCACGACGTCATCACCGCGCCCGAAGACCTGCATGCCGCGCGCGACACGCTGGCGGCCCGCTTCGGCGAGCCGGAAAGCGCCGAACTGGTCTGGCGGCCGGCCAACACGGTCGAGGTGGATGAGGCGGCGGCGGCGACACTTCTCAAGCTGCTGGACGCGCTTGACGACAACGACGATGTGCAATCGGTCGCCGCCAATTTCGAGGTGTCCGATGACATCCTCGAACGACTGACGGCATGACCGGGGCCCTTCGGTCCTGGCGTGGGGCCCTTCGGCCCTGGCGTGGGGCCTGACGGGGCGGCGATGGTGACGGGGAGCGGCGCGCAATGAAACTGATCGGGCTTGATCCCGGCTTGCGGCGCACTGGCTGGGGCGTGATCGAGGTCACGGGAAACGCGCTCGTCCATGTCGCCAATGGCACGGTCGAAAGCGAGGCGAGCGCGCCACTCGCCCGGCGTCTCGAGGAGATTTTTACCGGCCTGATGGCAGTGCTGGCGGCGCACCGGCCCAAAAGTGCCGCGGTGGAGGAGACCTTCGTCAACCGGAACCCCAGCTCGACACTCAAGCTTGGCATGGCGCGCGGGGTCGTGCTGCTGGCGCCGGCCAGGGCTGGCTTGGCGGTGGCGGAGTATTCCGCCAATCAGATCAAGAAATCGGTCGTAGGCAGCGGGCACGCGACCAAGGATCAGATTGCCATGATGGTGACCACCCTGTTGCCCCGGGCCGAGATCAGCGGTCACGACGCGGCCGACGCGCTGGCCGTGGCCATCTGCCATGCGCATATGTCGATGACGGCGACGCGCATTGCGGCCGGGCGGACGGATGCGGTTGCGGGACGGTTCGGATGATCGCCAGGCTGAAAGGGCTTCTGGATTATACGGACGATGGGCGCGTGGTGCTCGATGTGGGCGGTGTCGGCTATCTGGTCTTTTGCTCGAACCGCACCATTGCTGACCTGGCCGCTCCCGGCAGTCCCGTGACGCTCGAAATCGAGACCCAGGTGCGCGAGGACCAGATTGCCCTTTATGGATTTCGTGACGTGTCCGAGCGCGACTGGTTCCGTCTCCTGATCACGGTGCAGGGCGTGGGTGCCCGGGTCGCGCTGGCGATTCTCTCGGTCCTCCCGCCGAAGGATCTTGCGCGGGCGATCGCGGCCGGCGACAAGGCACTGATAACCCGTGCGGACGGCGTCGGCCCCAAGCTGGCGACGCGTATCCTGTCCGAGTTGCGCGACAAGGCCCCGGCGCCGGAGACCGGCCATGGGTTTTCCGCGGCCGGCGGGGCGGCGGCGGACGATCCGGCGGCACGGACGGTTGAAGGCGACGCGGTATCGGCGCTCGTCAATCTCGGCTATGGACGCAGCGAGGCCTATGGCGCAGTCGCCCGCGCGGCCAGCCGGCTGGGCGATGGCGCGGGGGTCGAGCTGCTGATCCGGGACGGCCTGAAGGAGCTGAGCACGTGAGCACGGATCGACTGGTTGCGGGGAAGGCAATGGCCGCCGACGAGGTCCCGGGCGACCCTCTCGACACCTCTCTGCGCCCGACCAGCCTTTCGGCCTTCGTCGGCCAGGCGAAGCTACGCGAGAATTTGCGGGTCTTCATCGAGGCGGCGAAGAAACGGGGCGACGCGCTGGACCATGTGCTGTTTCACGGACCGCCCGGGCTCGGCAAGACGACACTCGCCCAGATCGTCGCGCGCGAGCTGGGGGCGGGGTTCCGCGCGACGTCCGGTCCCGTGATCGCCAAGGCGGGCGACCTGGCGGCGCTGGTGACCAATCTGGAACCGGGCGATGTGCTGTTCATCGACGAAATTCACCGCCTCAATCCGGCGGTCGAGGAAATCCTTTACCCGGCGATGGAGGATTTTCAGCTCGATCTGATGATCGGGGAGGGGCCAGGGGCGCGCTCCGTCAAGATCGATCTGCCTAAATTCACCCTGATTGGAGCGACGACGCGCTCGGGCCTGATCACCACCCCCCTGCGCGAGCGCTTCGGTATTCCCTTGCGGCTCGCATTCTACCAGACGGACGAACTCGAGCGTATCGTCAGCCGCGGGGCGGGGCTGCTCGATCTTGCCCTGACTCCCGACGGCGCGCGCGAGATTGCCCGGCGCGCCCGCGGGACACCACGCGTCGCCGGCCGGCTGTTGCGTCGGGTCCGCGATTTCGCCGCCGTTTCGGGCACGAAGGAGGTGGATGCGGCGGCGGCCGATGCGGCGCTTAACCGGCTGGAAGTGGATGGCCGCGGCCTGGATTCGATGGACCGGCGGTACCTTTCCTGCATCGCTTCCAACTACGGCGGCGGTCCGGTGGGCGTGGAAACGCTTTCGGCTGCGCTGTCCGAGCAGCGCGATGTGCTCGAGGACGTCGTGGAACCCTTCCTGATCCAGCAGGGCTTTGTGCAACGCACGTCGCGTGGGCGGTTGCTGACCGCGAGCGCGTTCGAGCATCTGGGCCTGCGCATCCCGGCCGGGCTCGCCCGGCAACTTGATCTCCTGGGCGCGGAAGACGCGACCGGCGAAGGTGAGGCGGATGACTGAACGATCCGGTCGGAGAACGAGCGAGGCAACACGTCGCCATACTCATGCCCATATTATGCCGCTTCGTATCTACTTTGAGGATACGGACGCGGGGGGCATCGTTTATCACGCCAATTATTTCCGGCATGCCGAGCGTGCGCGCGCCGAGATGATGCGTACGGTCGGACTGGAGAGCCGTCATCTCTGGGAAAAGGAGGATCGTATCTTCGCCATCCGCCATGCGGAGATTGACTATCTCGCGCCTGCTTATCTGGACGATGCACTCGAGGTCGAGAGTGAAATCCTGGAAATGCGGGGCAGTTCGATGACCGCCCGCCAATGCGTGAAACGCGAAGGCCGGATGCTGGTTGAAATGAATATCGTTCTAGTTTGTCTCACGGGCGAGGGAAAGCCGGTCCGGATACCGGATCACGTTCGTGACAGATTGGGAGCCTTTGTCGCAACGGTCGGGGCCGGCGGGACAGAAGAAAAGGGTTAGGGGCAACTCAAATGGAAAATGCAGTCGTTGATACCGTGCAGCTCGCCGGGTCGATGGATAATGCCAGCCTGTCGATCTGGGGCTTGTTTCTCCAGGCCGATTTCATCGTCAAATCCGTCATGATCATTCTCGTCCTGGCCTCGTTCTGGAGCTGGTCGATCATTTTCGAGAAATCACTCCGCCTGCGCCGTCTGCGCCGGGACACGGACGCCTTCGAGGCCGAATTCTGGTCCGGCACGGCGCTCGAGAGCCTGTACAAGGATGCCAAAAGCGAGCCTGAGGAACCGATGTCCGCCGTCTTCGTCGCGGCGATGGGCGAGTATGAACGCGCCGCCCGCAAGGGAATCGCGCCCGCCGGGCGCGCCTGGCTCCAGCAACGTATCGAGCGCGCGATGGACATCACCATCGGTCGCGAAATGGAGCGCCTCGAACGCTACATGCCGTTTCTGGCCTCGGTCGGATCGACCGCACCCTTTGTCGGCCTGTTCGGCCCGGTCTGGGGCATCATGAACAGTTTTCAGGCGATCGGCATGACCAAGAGCACCAGCCTGGCAGTCGTCGCGCCCGGCATCGCCGAGGCACTTTTCGCCACAGCGCTTGGCCTTATCGCCGCGATCCCGGCCGTCCTGGCCTACAACAAGCTGTCGGGCGACCTCGGCCGGTATGCCGGCCGACTCGAAGCCTTCGCCGGCGAGTTCATCGCCATTCTCTCCCGCGAGTTCGAGGAGAAATAGAGATGGGCGTGTCAGTTGGCCAGAACACGGGCCGCCGGGGCCGCGCCCGCAGCCGGCCCGGCATGATGAGTGAGATCAACGTCACCCCGCTGGTTGACGTGATGCTCGTGCTTCTGATCGTTTTCATGGTTACAGCGCCGCTCCTGACCGTGGGCGTGCCGGTGGATCTGCCCGAGGCGGATGCGCCCTCGCTCACCCAGCCGGAAGAGCCGCTGGTGGTTTCGGTCGACGGGGAGGGGCGGATCTTCATCCAGGAAACCGAAACGACGATTGCCGAACTTGCGCCACGATTGGCTGCGATAACCGGGAACAATCCGGAAACCCGGATATATCTGAGGGGAGATCGTACGCTCAATTACGGGCGGGTCATGGAAGTGATGGGGACGGTCAACGCGGCCGGCTTCAACCGGGTCGCCCTCGTGGCGGAAGTTCCGCGTCCGAAGTAGGGCGTGGCTGACTTGACCAATCGGGCAGGTGAGGCGGGTGATGCGGGTGATGCGCCCGGCGCGGCGGCTCGCCCGGACGACCATCCCCGACAGGGAAACGGCGCGAGGACCATGCGGCGCGGCGCACTCTTTTCAGCCTTGGTTCATGTCGCGGTACTCCTGGTCGCGGTCTTCGGGATTCCAAGCGTGCTCGAGGACCGGATCGGCCCGACGCCGCCCATCCCTGTCGAAATGGTGACAATCGACGACGAGACCCGCGCGCCGGTCCCGATGGCCGAGCCCGAGCCCGAGCCCCAACCCGAGCCCCAACCCGAGCCCGAGCCGGCACCCGCGCCGGCACCGGCGCCGGAACCGGCGCCGCCGGCCGCATCACCCGCCGCGCCGCCCAGCCCGGCCCCGTCACCCGCCCCGCGCGAGGTGGTTCCGGCCGCCCCGCCGCCCGTGCCGCCGCCCGTGCCGAAGCCCGAGGCCAGGCCGAAGCCGCCGCCCGAGCGGCCGTCTCCGGCCCCCCAAACGGCGGCCGCGCCGCGAAAAAAACCCGCGCCGGAGCGCCAGAAGCCGGCCGCCGACGAGTTCATGTCCGTCCTCAGGACGGTGGAGGAGTTGAAATCCCAGGCGCCACACCAGGAAAAACAGCAGGAATCGGCCGATCGCGCCCCAGAACCGCCACAGTCCCAGCCCAGTGTTTCGCCCGCCAGGCGACTGACCATGAGCGAACTCGACGCTGTCCGGGCCCAGATCGCCAGGTGCTGGAACATTCCCGCCGGCGCGCGGGACGCAGAGAACCTCGTAGTGGAGATCTGGGTGGCGATGCTGCCGGATGGCCGGGTGAGCGACGCAAGGATCGTGGACCGGGACCGGGCCGGCCGGGACCCGTTCTTCCGGGCCGCGGCCGAAAGCGCCCTGCGCGCGGTTCTCAACCCCCAATGTTCGCCCTTGCGGTTGCCGCCGGAAAAATATGAAGTGTGGCGCACAATGACACTGGCCTTTAATCCCAAGGAAATGTTCGGAAGCTAAGATTCCATCTCGTGATTAGGCACATTCCCCTCCCTTTCGGTCTATCCGTCCTGCTGCTGGTCATCGTGCTCGGAAACTTTTCCGCCCGGGCCGAGCTCCGCATCGACATCACGCGGGGCAATATTGACCCGCTCCCCATCGCCGTGACGGCGTTTTCCGGCGGCACGGAAGAGGAGACATCTCTCGCCAGCGATGTGGCGGATGTGGTCTCGGCCGACCTGGAACGCTCCGGCCTGTTTCGCCCGATCGAGCGCAGCGCCTTCATCGAGCAACTGTCCTCGCTTGCGGTGCGTCCCCGGTTCGGCGACTGGCGGATCATCAATGCCCAGGCCCTGGTGCACGGGCGAGCGCAGCTCATGCCGGACGGGCGGCTTCGCGTGGAGTTCCGGCTTTGGGATGTTTTCGCCGAGCAGCAAATCAGCGGCTGGGCGTTCCAGACGACACAGGATAACTGGCGTCAGATTTCGCACAAGATCGCGGACAAGATTTACGAGCGTATCACGGGGGAGAGCGGCTATTTCGACAGCCGGATCGTCTATGTCTCGGAGAGCGGCTCGGCCATGAATCGCATCAAGCGCCTTGCGATCATGGATCAGGATGGCGCCAATCACCGCTTTCTGACCGACGGTGGCACGCTGGTGCTAACGCCCCGCTTTTCTCCGACCTCCCAGGAAATCACCTACCTGTCCTACGTCAACGATCAGCCGCGGGTTTACATCTATAATATTGAAAGTGGACGGCAGGAAATCCTGGGTGATTTTCCGGGCATGACCTTCGCGCCCCGTTTCACGCCCGACGGCAACAAGGTCATCATGAGCTTGGCGACGGGGGGCAATTCGGAAATTTACAGCATGGACCTCAGAACCCGTCGGGTCCGTCGCCTGACCAAGAATCCGGCCATCGATACGTCGCCCTCCGCCTCGCCCGACGGGGAATCCATCGCCTTCAATTCGGACCGGGGCGGCAGCCAGCAGATCTATGTCATGGATTCGGATGGGGGCAATGTGCATCGAATCAGCTTTGGGGAGGGGCGCTATGCCACTCCGGTATGGTCGCCACGGGGCGATCTGGTCGCCTTTACGAAAATGTTAAAGGGTGAATTTTATATTGGCGTGATGAAATTCGACGGGTCGGGGGAGCGCCTTCTGGCCAAGGGATTTCTGGTGGAAGGGCCGACCTGGGCGCCAAACGGGCGGGTTCTCGCCTTTTTCCGCCAGGAACCCCAGTCCGGGCCGGATAGCGGCGGGGCCCGGCTTTTTTCCATCGATCTGACGGGGCATAACGAACGCGAAATACTTACGCCGTTAAATGCTTCTGACCCGGCCTGGTCGCCGCTTTTGCCCTAGGCGGAAGCGGCCATCGGGTGGGGAAAGAGCGCGTTAAGAGATAGAAAACAAAGAAATTGCCGCTTTTGCTGGGGTGTTGTATGAAAAACACAGCGAAAATGGAATGGTTAACGGGGCTGGTTTGCGGTAGCCGCCTGCCGTTTCTCGCGCCCGGAGACGGGCGCCATTGTCAGGGGAATTGAACTATGAAACTCAAATTGGCGGCGCTTTTTTCGGCGCTCCTGTTCGTATCCGGCTGTCAGACGAGTCCCACGCAAACGGGAGGCGCTGGCGGAACGGGTTTCGGCACGTCCGGCGGCGGTGCCGGCGGCTCGGTCGTTTCGACGCCGCAGCCCGGCAGCCAGGCCGCGCTTGAGCAGGCGGCGGGTGACCGGGTCTTCTTCGACTTCGACCGCTACAATATCGACGGCGAGGCGGAGGATACGCTCAAGGCACAAGCAGCCTGGCTCGAAAGCAACCCGTCGGTCACCGTGACCGTCGAGGGCCATGCGGACGAGCGGGGCACGCGGGAATACAACCTTGCCCTCGGCGAGAGGCGGGCCAACGCGGTCAAGAATTACCTCGTGGCGCTCGGCATCGACGATGGGCGTATCACCACGATCAGCTACGGCAAGGAGCGCCCGGCGGTCGAGGGATCGAACGAAGCGGCCTGGGCGAAAAACCGTCGCGCCGTGACGGTCGTCACGTCCTCGCCGCGGAGCTGACGACGGCTTCTGGTCGAGCCGCGATCCCGGCCCGGTCCCGGGCCGGATCGCTCCCATCCGTTACTGGAATTGTTGAACCCCGGCGAGCAGGTTGCCGGGGCTCACATCTTTTCGACATATTCGGGTCGATAATTCGGGGTCCGGGCCGGTGATCCCAATGTCCGCCGGTTGCGGAGCGAATGCGGTTGGCGGCCGGGAGCGGAACAATTGAGATCGGCATGATGCGAGAACCCGGCGTGATGCAAGAACATGGGGGACGCCGTCGGCGTCGCGGTCCGGCGCGGCGGGCGGTGATGCCTGTGGCGATCCTCGGGCTGGCCCTGGCGGTCTCGGGCGGAGTTGGCCCGGTGTGCGCCCAGTCGGGCGAACTCGCGCCGGTGGTTACCCGGCTCGAGCGGCTCGAGGCCGACCTGAACGCGCTCCAGAAACAGGTCTACCGTGGCGAGAAACCGTCCGCCGTATCGCCTGCGAGCGATGGCGCGGGCACTGGCGCGGGCACTGGCGTGGGCACTGGCGCAGGCACTGGGCTTCAGGCGGGCCCCGTCGCGGCGCGGCTTCAGGTGAAGCTGAGCGATCTCGAGACTCAGATCCAGGAACTGACCGGTCGTGTCGAGGAAATCGCGCACGGGCTGGAACGCACCGGCCATCGTATCGATACGTTGCAGAGCGACCTCGAGATGCGCCTTTCGGCCCTCGAACGCCAGGGTGGCCGCGGGGCCGCGGACTTCGCCGACGGAAGCGCCGGCAGCTCCGGCGTTGACCGGCCAGGGTCGGCCGAACGCCCGGCCGGACGCTCGGGGCAGGTCATGCCCCTTGGTGTCACGCCCAACCCGTCCGTGCCACCGGCAGCGACCGGTGCCGGCGAGACGGCCGATATGGCGGCCTTGCCGGGCGCCGTCCTGCCGCCCGGGTCGGCGGAAGAGCAGTACAACCACGCCTTTTCTCTCGTCATCCAGGCCGATTACGAGGCGGCCGAAAAGGCGCTGGCGGCGTTTCTCGCCGCCCATGGCACGCATGACCTTGCGAGCAATGCCGCTTATTGGCGGGCAGAGACTTTTTACGTCCGCAAGAATTTCGCCGAGGCCGCCGTCCGGTTCGCGGAAAGCTACAAGCAATATCCCGACGGTACGAAGGCGCCTGACAGCCTGCTGAAACTCGGTATGTCGCTCGCGTCGCTCGAAAAAACGGAGGAGGCCTGCAAGTCCTTCGCCGAACTCGCGCGGCGCTATCCCGAGGCGCCTGCGCGCATTCAGCAACATGCCAGCCGCGAACGCGCGCGACTTGGCTGCCCCTGAAACCGGGGACACGCGGGCCGCGGGTGATATCGGCCCGGCCTGGTTCGAGGGGCGCATGGCTGCGCTCGGCCCGTTCGAAGAGATCCCCCATATTGCCGTTGCCGTCTCGGGCGGGGCCGACAGCCGGGCGCTCGTCCTGCTGGCGCGGGAGTGGGTGGTCGCGCGCCCCGGCGCGCGGCTAACGGCGCTTACCGTGGATCACGGGCTCCGGCCCGATTCGGCGGATGAGGCGGCGCGGACTGGCGCCTGGCTCCGCGATCACCGCATCGCTCATGTAATTCTGCGCTGGACCGGCCCGAAGCCCGCGAGCGGGGTGCAGGCGGCGGCCCGGGCGGCGCGTTACGGGCTGATGGAGGGCTGGTGCCGCCGGGAAGGCGTGTTGCACCTGCTGGTGGCCCATCAGCGCGACGATCAGGCGGAGACCGCACTCCTCCGGCGCGAGCGCGGCACCGGTCCGCGCGGCCGGGCGGCCATGCCCGCGATCAGCGAAACGCCCGATTTGCGCTTGCTGCGCCCCCTGCTTCCGGTCCCCGGCACCGCGGTGCGCGCCTGGCTTGCCGCCCGCGGCGAGAGCTGGATCGAGGACCCGTCAAACCGCGACCGCCGGTTTACCCGTGTGCGGTTGCGCGCGATTCTGCGCGCCTCACCCGCGCGCGCCGATCGCCTTTATGCCGCAACGATCGCGGCCGGCGCGGCGCGCGCCGAAAGTGACCGGGGCATGGCCCGGTTCTTCGCCGCGAACGGATATCTCAGTCCTCTCGGATTTGCGGTGCTGTCGCGCGACGGCGTTCGCCGGCTTTCGGGCGAAACGCTTGAGACCGTGTTGAGCCGCCTCGTGCAGACCGTTTCGGGAAGCGCCTTTCCCCCACGCCGCCAGCGCGTGCGCAGCCTGGGTAAGGACCTGCTGGCGACCGGCCTCGGGCACGCACGCACGCTGGGCGGCTGCCGCCTGATGACGGCTCAAAGGGCTGCCACCGGGCTCAAGGCGCGCGCCGACGGTGATCTGCTTCTGGTCGTCCGCGAGCCGGGGGCAGTCGCGCCCGAACTCGACCTCGTGGTTTCCTCGCGGCCGGAGACGGCGGGCGATCCACACTGGGATGGCCGGTTCGTCGTGACGCTGGCCGGGGGCGGCGGCGCGGGAATGCAGGTCGGCGCGCTCGGGGCCGAGGGCTGGCGGCAGGTGCGCCAGATGCTGTCGGGGCGGGCGCCCGATGGTCCCGGCCGGCTGACCGCCTTCGCCCGCGAGGTTCCAGCCCCGGCCCGTGCGGCGCTGCCGGTCATCCGCCGTGACGGCCGGATCGTATCCATGGCGGGGCTCGATCTGGATGGGGGCGATTTCGCCCGGTTCCGCTTCCGGCCCCGGGTGCCGCTCGTCGGGGCCCCGTTTTCCAGCGCCTGAGCCTGCCCTGGGGCGGAATTGGGTCCCAAGACCGGCGCCGGCCGCAAGTTTCCCGGCCGGGGGAGGCCGGGAGAGCCCGGGGGAGCCCGGGGGAGCCCGGGAAAGCATTGTTTTTGCGTCCCGAGGCATTATCTGTCTGGGGTAACGGGACCTTCAGGGAACGGCTATACTGTTGCCCGCC
It encodes the following:
- a CDS encoding 5-formyltetrahydrofolate cyclo-ligase codes for the protein MAASASLQEQKAALRAECRARRDGIRAAAAAVESTGAASDGAGASAARHFLELLPGLGLTGAGVAAGYWPHGSEIDPLPFMRSLAADGWTTCFPAIAPNRLTEAPLDFRVWSPDTRPPFSRFRIPAPDENAPSLLPDLVVVPLLAFDDGCHRLGYGGGYYDRTLAALRRISPASRAVGLAFDGQRRDDLPVADHDARLDAVVTEKTVYTGPAV
- a CDS encoding TIGR00282 family metallophosphoesterase — encoded protein: MRLLFLGDIMGRAGRDALMEALPDLRAELSLDFVVVNGENAAGGFGITPQICEGLYQTGVDAITTGNHVWDAKEIIGYIGGDARLLRPVNYPKDTPGRGAATYSLADGRRVLVVNVMTRLFMDPLDDPFPALDTVLQTARLGRAVDAVIVDVHGEATSEKMAIGHYLDGRASLVVGTHSHIPTADAHVLPGGTAYQSDAGMCGDYDSVIGMEKEPAMRRFIRKMPTGRVPPATGPATLCGVFVETDDATGLARTVAPLRRGGILAPAGPA
- a CDS encoding YebC/PmpR family DNA-binding transcriptional regulator — translated: MAGHSKFKNIQHRKSAQDKKRAKIFSRLIREVIVAARTGLPEPDKNPRLRAAVAAARTANMPNDNIERAIAKVAGGDDDTNYEEIRYEGYGPGGVAVIVEALTDNRNRTAGEVRAIFSKHGGNLGETGSVSFMFERRGVIRYPAEAGSAEDILEAVIEAGAEDVAHDQDGHDVITAPEDLHAARDTLAARFGEPESAELVWRPANTVEVDEAAAATLLKLLDALDDNDDVQSVAANFEVSDDILERLTA
- the ruvC gene encoding crossover junction endodeoxyribonuclease RuvC: MKLIGLDPGLRRTGWGVIEVTGNALVHVANGTVESEASAPLARRLEEIFTGLMAVLAAHRPKSAAVEETFVNRNPSSTLKLGMARGVVLLAPARAGLAVAEYSANQIKKSVVGSGHATKDQIAMMVTTLLPRAEISGHDAADALAVAICHAHMSMTATRIAAGRTDAVAGRFG
- the ruvA gene encoding Holliday junction branch migration protein RuvA — protein: MIARLKGLLDYTDDGRVVLDVGGVGYLVFCSNRTIADLAAPGSPVTLEIETQVREDQIALYGFRDVSERDWFRLLITVQGVGARVALAILSVLPPKDLARAIAAGDKALITRADGVGPKLATRILSELRDKAPAPETGHGFSAAGGAAADDPAARTVEGDAVSALVNLGYGRSEAYGAVARAASRLGDGAGVELLIRDGLKELST
- the ruvB gene encoding Holliday junction branch migration DNA helicase RuvB, with translation MAADEVPGDPLDTSLRPTSLSAFVGQAKLRENLRVFIEAAKKRGDALDHVLFHGPPGLGKTTLAQIVARELGAGFRATSGPVIAKAGDLAALVTNLEPGDVLFIDEIHRLNPAVEEILYPAMEDFQLDLMIGEGPGARSVKIDLPKFTLIGATTRSGLITTPLRERFGIPLRLAFYQTDELERIVSRGAGLLDLALTPDGAREIARRARGTPRVAGRLLRRVRDFAAVSGTKEVDAAAADAALNRLEVDGRGLDSMDRRYLSCIASNYGGGPVGVETLSAALSEQRDVLEDVVEPFLIQQGFVQRTSRGRLLTASAFEHLGLRIPAGLARQLDLLGAEDATGEGEADD
- the ybgC gene encoding tol-pal system-associated acyl-CoA thioesterase, translated to MTERSGRRTSEATRRHTHAHIMPLRIYFEDTDAGGIVYHANYFRHAERARAEMMRTVGLESRHLWEKEDRIFAIRHAEIDYLAPAYLDDALEVESEILEMRGSSMTARQCVKREGRMLVEMNIVLVCLTGEGKPVRIPDHVRDRLGAFVATVGAGGTEEKG
- the tolQ gene encoding protein TolQ, which translates into the protein MENAVVDTVQLAGSMDNASLSIWGLFLQADFIVKSVMIILVLASFWSWSIIFEKSLRLRRLRRDTDAFEAEFWSGTALESLYKDAKSEPEEPMSAVFVAAMGEYERAARKGIAPAGRAWLQQRIERAMDITIGREMERLERYMPFLASVGSTAPFVGLFGPVWGIMNSFQAIGMTKSTSLAVVAPGIAEALFATALGLIAAIPAVLAYNKLSGDLGRYAGRLEAFAGEFIAILSREFEEK
- the tolR gene encoding protein TolR — its product is MGVSVGQNTGRRGRARSRPGMMSEINVTPLVDVMLVLLIVFMVTAPLLTVGVPVDLPEADAPSLTQPEEPLVVSVDGEGRIFIQETETTIAELAPRLAAITGNNPETRIYLRGDRTLNYGRVMEVMGTVNAAGFNRVALVAEVPRPK
- a CDS encoding energy transducer TonB, giving the protein MADLTNRAGEAGDAGDAPGAAARPDDHPRQGNGARTMRRGALFSALVHVAVLLVAVFGIPSVLEDRIGPTPPIPVEMVTIDDETRAPVPMAEPEPEPQPEPQPEPEPAPAPAPAPEPAPPAASPAAPPSPAPSPAPREVVPAAPPPVPPPVPKPEARPKPPPERPSPAPQTAAAPRKKPAPERQKPAADEFMSVLRTVEELKSQAPHQEKQQESADRAPEPPQSQPSVSPARRLTMSELDAVRAQIARCWNIPAGARDAENLVVEIWVAMLPDGRVSDARIVDRDRAGRDPFFRAAAESALRAVLNPQCSPLRLPPEKYEVWRTMTLAFNPKEMFGS
- the tolB gene encoding Tol-Pal system beta propeller repeat protein TolB, translating into MPLPFGLSVLLLVIVLGNFSARAELRIDITRGNIDPLPIAVTAFSGGTEEETSLASDVADVVSADLERSGLFRPIERSAFIEQLSSLAVRPRFGDWRIINAQALVHGRAQLMPDGRLRVEFRLWDVFAEQQISGWAFQTTQDNWRQISHKIADKIYERITGESGYFDSRIVYVSESGSAMNRIKRLAIMDQDGANHRFLTDGGTLVLTPRFSPTSQEITYLSYVNDQPRVYIYNIESGRQEILGDFPGMTFAPRFTPDGNKVIMSLATGGNSEIYSMDLRTRRVRRLTKNPAIDTSPSASPDGESIAFNSDRGGSQQIYVMDSDGGNVHRISFGEGRYATPVWSPRGDLVAFTKMLKGEFYIGVMKFDGSGERLLAKGFLVEGPTWAPNGRVLAFFRQEPQSGPDSGGARLFSIDLTGHNEREILTPLNASDPAWSPLLP
- the pal gene encoding peptidoglycan-associated lipoprotein Pal, encoding MKLKLAALFSALLFVSGCQTSPTQTGGAGGTGFGTSGGGAGGSVVSTPQPGSQAALEQAAGDRVFFDFDRYNIDGEAEDTLKAQAAWLESNPSVTVTVEGHADERGTREYNLALGERRANAVKNYLVALGIDDGRITTISYGKERPAVEGSNEAAWAKNRRAVTVVTSSPRS